One Nicotiana tomentosiformis chromosome 4, ASM39032v3, whole genome shotgun sequence genomic window carries:
- the LOC138909173 gene encoding zinc finger BED domain-containing protein RICESLEEPER 2-like — MTENIQSDKMMGESGASNSNAISQSETTELNITKKGKKRSIVWDHFTEIITSEGSTKAKCDYYFIEYYFKTKDGTSTLLSHMFKCPKRPAIVDKKQSNLGFQSVPGGSQGDVAVVTWKFDQEECRKAVCRMVIVDELPLRFVEKEGFRDFMKVAQPYFRIPSHSIVTRDCFDLFNEEKQKLKRSFIETKQRVCITTDTWTSIQRINYICITAHWIDSEWNMHKRIINFCPIVSHKCEDMANGIGRCLREWGINKIFTVTVYNTSSNDVTVKELSKQLTKIGTNLMNGNNLHVRCMAHIMNLMVQDGLKESSVSIEHVRHAVRYVRQSPARLNRFQECFDDEQLNCKKTLCLDVPTRWNSTYLMLRRAVEFESAFSHYASSEIGLRHYLEHSYIEVGIPTGKLLSSDWENVKRITKFLEIFYLLALKISGSRYITSNIHFLEISAVAIYLKLLIANEDTILSEMAKKMKEKFNKYWGDPGKMNKIIFISCILDPRYKLESVGYALVKMFGEDPRATIQEEVKKYMTSLFCEYVKSSSKGVVLASSSDCSSLDTSTSGLSDSQVITQNTGLLESLMQDIKKYKSGSGGVDTKTELDKYFGKETEDDTKEFDVRLWWKLNSARFPVLAEMARDVLAVSVSSVASECAFSTGGRLLDSFRSSLTPKLVQDLVCLQDWHRNEKLKQHVSVEEDIDKIEHLEQDLASDGKDPSVIDV; from the exons ATGACTGAAAATATACAAAGTGATAAGATGATGGGTGAAAGTGGGGCTTCTAATTCAAATGCAATAAGCCAATCTGAAACAACCGAGTTAAATAtaaccaaaaaaggaaaaaaaaggtcTATTGTGTGGGATCATTTTACAGAAATTATTACTTCCGAAGGGAGTACAAAAGCAAAATGTGACTATTACTTTATTGAGTATTATTTTAAGACCAAAGACGGTACGTCGACACTTCTTTCTCATATGTTTAAATGTCCTAAACGCCCTGCTATTGTTGATAAAAAACAATCAAATTTAGGTTTTCAATCTGTTCCGGGGGGTAGTCAGGGTGACGTAGCTGTTGTTACTTGGAAATTTGATCAGGAAGAGTGTAGGAAGGCAGTATGTCGTATGGTAATAGTTGATGAGCTTCCTTTGAGATTTGTTGAGAAAGAAGGTTTTAGAGACTTTATGAAAGTAGCGCAACCTTATTTTCGGATCCCTTCCCATAGTATTGTAACTAGGGATTGTTTTGATCTTTTTAATGAAGAAAAGCAAAAGTTGAAGAGGTCTTTTATAGAAACGAAACAAAGAGTATGTATTACCACTGATACCTGGACTTCTATACAAAGAATCAATTATATATGTATCACTGCCCATTGGATTGATAGTGAATGGAATATGCAtaaaagaataattaatttttgtcCTATTGTTAGTCATAAATGTGAAGATATGGCAAATGGTATTGGTAGGTGCTTACGTGAGTGGGGGATAAATAAGATCTTTACTGTCACAGTTTATAATACAAGCTCCAATGATGTGACAGTAAAAGAATTGTCTAAGCAATTAACAAAAATAGGAACTAATTTGATGAACGGTAATAACCTTCACGTGAGATGTATGGCTCACATCATGAATCTTATGGTCCAGGATGGTTTAAAAGAATCTTCAGTGTCTATTGAACATGTTAGGCATGCAGTGAGATATGTTAGGCAGTCTCCTGCGAGGTTGAACAGGTTTCAAGAATGTTTTGATGATGAACAACTCAATTGTAAAAAAACTTTGTGCTTGGATGTTCCAactaggtggaattccacctactTGATGTTGCGTAGGGCTGTTGAATTTGAAAGTGCATTTTCACATTATGCATCTAGTGAAATTGGCCTAAGACATTATCTTGAGCATTCTTATATTGAAGTTGGAATTCCTACAGGTAAACTTTTGAGTAGTGATTGGGAGAATGTAAAAAGAATTACAAAGTTTCTTGAAATCTTCTATCTTCTTGCTTTGAAAATATCTGGATCACGTTATATTACATCGAATATTCATTTTCTTGAAATTTCTGCGGTTGCTATTTATTTGAAGCTATTGATAGCAAATGAAGATACAATTTTAAGTGAAATGGCAAAGAAGATGAAGGAAAAGTTTAATAAGTATTGGGGTGATCCAGGGAAAATGAATAAGATAATTTTCATCTCATGTATTTTGGATCCACGTTACAAGCTCGAATCAGTTGGTTATGCACTTGTAAAGATGTTTGGTGAAGATCCGAGGGCAACTATACAAGAAGAAGTGAAGAAGTACATGACTTCATTATTTTGTGAGTATGTAAAGTCCAGCTCAAAAGGTGTCGTGCTTGCTTCATCTTCAGATTGTTCTTCATTGGACACTTCTACTTCCGGGCTTTCTGACAGTCAAGTAATCACCCAAAATACAGGACTTTTGGAATCACTAAtgcaagatataaaaaaatataaaagtgggagtGGAGGTGTGGATACTAAAACAGAGTTAGATAAATATTTTGGTAAAGAAACTGAGGATGACACTAAAGAATTTGATGTTCGTCTCTGGTGGAAATTGAACTCAGCTAGATTTCCTGTTCTTGCGGAGATGGCTCGTGATGTATTAGCGGTTTCGGTTTCAAGCGTGGCATCCGAATGTGCGTTTAGTACGGGAGGTCGtcttcttgattcatttaggagttcattaACTCCTAAATTGGTGCAAGATCTAGTGTGTCTTCAAGATTGGCATcgaaatgaaaaattaaaacaacATGTTAGTGTTGAGGAAGATATTGATAAAATCGAGCATCTTGAACAAG ATTTAGCCAGCGATGGAAAAGACCCTTCTGTAATTGACGTGTAG